Proteins from one Nerophis lumbriciformis linkage group LG16, RoL_Nlum_v2.1, whole genome shotgun sequence genomic window:
- the LOC133617358 gene encoding transmembrane O-methyltransferase homolog, with the protein MSSWMMAVASVPLLPVMVVVYSRHGDTITKLCRGAVAWTLRLARGQVCARTTHAFVLAQSTHGQAESVLETFDLYARTHASASIGPLLGEALDEVVGRVHPDRVLELGTHCGYTAVSVLRLLGPTARLLSVEQDPQVADLAEEIILVAGFKHAQFQVLTGESGEVIPTLHSSLEPTQGSGGGFQLVLMDHDPRLYLLDLLALEREGLLCSAGCSIIFILREMREKSVQELKELTRERHQTYCITSQMDALMEISFSQPSIQDLSTLGK; encoded by the exons ATGAGTTCATGGATGATGGCGGTGGCGTCCGTCCCGCTGCTTCCCGTCATGGTGGTGGTGTACAGTCGCCATGGCGACACCATAACCAAGCTTTGCCGTGGCGCTGTGGCCTGGACGTTGCGTCTGGCCAGAGGACAGGTGTGCGCGCGCACTACGCACGCCTTCGTATTGGCGCAGAGCACACACGGCCAAGCAGAGAGCGTCCTGGAGACCTTTGACCTCTACGCCCGCACGCACGCCTCCGCCTCCATCGGCCCTCTTCTTG GTGAGGCATTAGACGAGGTTGTGGGCCGCGTGCACCCTGACCGTGTCCTAGAACTGGGCACCCACTGCGGCTACACTGCAGTGAGCGTGCTGCGCCTGCTGGGCCCCACTGCCAGGCTGCTGAGCGTGGAGCAGGACCCTCAGGTGGCCGACCTGGCCGAGGAGATCATCCTGGTGGCCGGCTTCAAACACGCTCAG TTCCAGGTGTTGACAGGTGAGTCGGGCGAGGTCATCCCCACCTTGCACTCTTCGCTGGAACCCACACAAGGAAGCGGTGGAGGCTTCCAGCTGGTGCTCATGGACCATGACCCCAGGCTGTACCTCCTGGACCTCCTGGCTCTGGAGAGGGAGGGGCTGCTCTGCTCGGCCGGCTGCTCCATCATATTCATACTCCGGGAGATGAGAGAGAAAAGTGTGCAGGAACTGAAAGAGTTGACCCGAGAGAGACACCAAACTTACTGCATCACATCTCAGATGGACGCCCTGATGGAGATCTCCTTTTCCCAACCAAGCATCCAAGACCTTTCTACTTTAGGAAAGTAA